Proteins encoded by one window of Rubrobacter indicoceani:
- the tal gene encoding transaldolase: MNERLAKMQEIGQSVWIDSLSRDDIQNGDLQKLADEGVTGVTSNPTIFQKAISGSSLYDDQLAKVAKEEDDPKEIFFRLAVDDIRDACDIFRPVWEKTDGLDGYVSLEVSPDLAHDTQGTIDEAQRLFDMVDRPNLLVKIPATEAGLPAIEEMISRGRSINVTLIFSLERYRKVTDAYISGLKKYAESGGDPSGVSSVASFFISRVDSEADDRLEKTGRKDLQGRLAVDNARLAYADFERIFSGAEWDALAEKGANPQRPLWASTSTKNPDYSALKYVEALIGPNTVNTMPLETVEATMKEAEVANNIRKDVDDARDLMKRLEEVGVDYDDVSLTLEKEGVQKFADSFEELLDGIREKSSQLVG; encoded by the coding sequence ATGAACGAGCGCTTAGCGAAGATGCAGGAGATTGGCCAGAGCGTCTGGATAGACTCGCTCTCCCGCGACGATATCCAGAACGGCGACCTCCAGAAACTCGCCGATGAGGGCGTAACCGGCGTAACCTCAAACCCGACGATCTTCCAGAAAGCCATCAGCGGCTCATCGCTCTACGACGACCAGCTGGCGAAGGTCGCGAAAGAAGAGGACGATCCGAAGGAGATCTTCTTCCGGCTCGCCGTTGATGATATCCGCGACGCCTGCGACATCTTCCGGCCCGTCTGGGAAAAGACCGACGGCCTGGACGGCTACGTCTCGCTGGAGGTCTCGCCCGACCTCGCGCACGACACGCAGGGCACGATAGACGAGGCTCAGCGGCTCTTCGACATGGTCGACCGACCGAACCTGCTGGTGAAGATCCCCGCGACCGAGGCGGGGCTTCCGGCTATAGAGGAGATGATCTCACGCGGACGTTCCATAAACGTGACCCTGATCTTCTCCCTGGAGCGTTACCGGAAGGTGACGGATGCCTACATAAGCGGTCTGAAGAAATACGCTGAATCCGGCGGCGATCCGTCCGGCGTGTCGAGCGTCGCCAGCTTCTTTATCTCCCGCGTTGATTCCGAGGCCGACGACCGGCTCGAGAAGACCGGGCGCAAGGATCTCCAGGGGCGTCTCGCGGTAGACAACGCCAGGCTCGCCTACGCGGACTTCGAGAGGATATTCTCCGGCGCAGAGTGGGACGCTCTGGCCGAAAAGGGGGCCAACCCGCAGCGTCCGCTCTGGGCTTCGACCTCTACAAAGAACCCGGACTACTCGGCCCTGAAGTACGTTGAGGCGCTTATCGGCCCGAATACGGTCAACACGATGCCGCTCGAAACGGTCGAGGCGACGATGAAGGAGGCCGAGGTCGCGAACAACATCCGCAAGGACGTGGACGACGCTCGCGACCTGATGAAAAGGCTCGAAGAGGTCGGGGTCGATTACGACGATGTATCCCTGACGCTTGAGAAGGAAGGCGTGCAGAAGTTCGCCGACTCGTTCGAAGAGCTTCTCGACGGTATCCGGGAGAAGTCCAGCCAGCTTGTAGGGTAG
- the gnd gene encoding phosphogluconate dehydrogenase (NAD(+)-dependent, decarboxylating) — MTDIGIYGLGRMGANMVRRLHQSGEHRVVAGNRSDGKVDDIRKEGVEGVYSMEEMVKALSTPRAIWVMVPSGDATTDALYAFADLMDEGDIIIDGGNSYFRDSVHHAKVLGEKGIRFLDAGTSGGVWGLEVGYCLMVGGDSSAFEEVEPAIKTLAPPEGYAYLGEAGAGHFTKMVHNGIEYGMMQAYAEGFEILEKSRYDFDLRAVSNLWNQGSVVRSWLLELAHDAFARDAKLDAVRGYAEDSGEGRWTVIEAINEDVPANTIAGSLFARFASRQDDSFAMKVIAALRGEFGGHAIKEAATKDEK, encoded by the coding sequence ATGACGGATATAGGCATCTACGGTCTCGGACGGATGGGCGCTAACATGGTCCGCAGGCTGCACCAGAGCGGCGAACACCGCGTCGTGGCCGGGAACCGCTCGGACGGCAAGGTAGACGACATCAGGAAAGAGGGCGTCGAGGGCGTCTACTCAATGGAGGAGATGGTGAAGGCCCTGTCAACGCCGCGCGCCATCTGGGTTATGGTCCCCTCCGGCGACGCGACGACCGACGCGCTCTACGCCTTCGCCGACCTTATGGACGAGGGCGATATCATCATAGACGGCGGCAACTCGTACTTCCGGGACTCCGTGCACCACGCAAAGGTCCTCGGGGAGAAGGGCATCCGCTTTCTGGATGCCGGTACGAGCGGCGGCGTGTGGGGCCTCGAGGTCGGGTACTGTCTGATGGTCGGCGGGGATTCAAGCGCGTTCGAGGAGGTAGAACCGGCGATAAAGACCCTTGCCCCGCCGGAGGGTTACGCGTATCTCGGTGAGGCCGGGGCGGGGCATTTCACGAAGATGGTCCACAACGGCATCGAGTACGGCATGATGCAGGCGTACGCCGAGGGGTTCGAGATCCTTGAAAAGTCCCGCTACGACTTTGACCTTCGGGCGGTATCCAACCTGTGGAACCAGGGGAGCGTCGTCAGGAGCTGGCTGCTGGAGCTTGCTCACGACGCCTTTGCAAGGGACGCGAAGCTCGATGCGGTGCGGGGCTACGCCGAGGACTCCGGTGAGGGACGCTGGACGGTTATCGAGGCGATAAACGAAGACGTACCGGCGAACACCATCGCGGGTTCGCTCTTTGCGCGGTTTGCGAGTCGGCAGGACGATTCGTTTGCGATGAAGGTCATCGCCGCGCTTCGCGGAGAGTTCGGCGGCCACGCCATAAAAGAGGCCGCTACGAAGGACGAGAAGTAG
- the zwf gene encoding glucose-6-phosphate dehydrogenase: MTDVKTPETYDNLKKALAEDPGISESPAPAVVVIFGASGDLTQRKLIPALYDLASSRQLPMEFAVVGISRTEMSHDEFRERLREGLKEQRESTFSEEVWRTFSQGVFYMAGDSTAPETYTELQDLLQKLDNERGTGGNRVFYLSSSPSLFPAIVDQLGESGMSEETEDAYSRIVIEKPFGRDLASAQELNNEIQLRFREEQIYRIDHYLGKETVQNILALRFSNGIFEPLWNQNYVDHVQITVAEDIGVGTRGAFYEEAGALRDIVQNHLMQVLCLTAMEPPVNFDADSVREEKVKVLKAVRPIKESEVDSVAVRGQYTKGWVWGEEVEGYREEEEVAEDSLTDTFVAMKLFVDNWRWAGVPFYVRAGKRLPKKATEIAIRFKPTPHTPFAHAGDDGTEPNVLVLRIQPEEGVSLKLGAKVPGTKMEIGSVNMDLLYGSAFIEEAPEAYGRLLLDLMLGDPTLFIRADEAEGSWKILAPVMSAWARKRKIPFYPAGEWGPEEATVLLEDDGREWRRP, translated from the coding sequence ATGACCGACGTAAAGACCCCCGAGACGTACGACAACCTGAAGAAAGCCCTGGCCGAGGACCCCGGAATCTCCGAGAGTCCGGCCCCGGCGGTCGTGGTTATCTTCGGGGCATCCGGCGACCTCACCCAGAGAAAGCTTATCCCCGCGCTCTATGACCTTGCGTCCTCCCGGCAGCTCCCGATGGAGTTCGCCGTCGTCGGCATCTCGCGCACCGAGATGTCCCACGACGAGTTCCGCGAGCGTCTGCGCGAAGGACTCAAAGAGCAGCGCGAAAGCACCTTCTCCGAGGAGGTCTGGCGGACGTTCTCGCAGGGGGTGTTCTACATGGCCGGTGACTCGACCGCGCCGGAGACCTACACGGAGCTGCAGGACCTTCTGCAGAAGCTCGATAACGAGCGCGGCACGGGCGGAAACCGGGTGTTCTATCTCTCCTCGTCGCCGTCGCTGTTCCCGGCGATAGTGGATCAACTCGGGGAGAGCGGGATGAGCGAGGAGACGGAAGACGCCTACTCGCGCATCGTTATCGAAAAGCCCTTCGGGCGCGACCTCGCAAGCGCGCAGGAGTTGAACAACGAGATACAGCTGCGGTTTCGGGAGGAGCAGATCTACCGCATAGACCACTATCTCGGCAAGGAGACCGTCCAGAACATCCTGGCTCTGCGGTTCTCCAACGGCATCTTCGAGCCGCTGTGGAACCAGAACTACGTAGACCACGTCCAGATCACGGTCGCCGAGGACATCGGGGTCGGGACGCGCGGCGCGTTCTACGAGGAGGCGGGCGCTCTACGCGATATCGTCCAGAACCACCTCATGCAGGTGCTCTGCCTGACCGCGATGGAGCCGCCCGTGAACTTCGACGCCGACTCCGTGCGCGAGGAGAAAGTAAAAGTCCTTAAAGCCGTCCGCCCGATAAAAGAATCCGAGGTGGACTCTGTGGCGGTGCGCGGTCAGTACACGAAGGGCTGGGTCTGGGGTGAGGAGGTCGAGGGCTACCGCGAAGAGGAGGAGGTCGCAGAGGATTCCCTGACGGATACCTTTGTGGCGATGAAGCTCTTTGTAGACAACTGGCGCTGGGCGGGGGTTCCGTTCTACGTCCGGGCGGGCAAGCGGCTCCCGAAGAAGGCTACGGAGATAGCCATTCGCTTCAAGCCGACGCCGCACACGCCGTTCGCCCACGCCGGGGACGACGGCACCGAGCCGAACGTCCTTGTGCTTCGGATACAGCCGGAAGAGGGGGTCTCGCTCAAGCTCGGGGCAAAGGTTCCGGGTACGAAGATGGAGATCGGCTCGGTCAACATGGACCTGCTCTACGGTTCGGCGTTTATCGAGGAGGCTCCGGAGGCCTACGGTCGGCTTCTGCTCGATCTCATGCTCGGCGACCCGACGCTCTTTATCCGGGCCGACGAGGCGGAGGGCTCGTGGAAGATCCTCGCCCCGGTGATGAGCGCGTGGGCGCGGAAGCGGAAGATCCCGTTCTACCCGGCTGGGGAGTGGGGGCCCGAGGAGGCGACGGTCCTTCTCGAAGACGACGGGCGTGAGTGGAGAAGGCCGTGA
- a CDS encoding glucose-6-phosphate dehydrogenase assembly protein OpcA, giving the protein MTEIGEERRTPENGGGKMTVDQVERELARLRMNDDGTVGLRSSVLNLIVVTSEQDAPQITRSISELADRYPSRAIVLISDPDGEKNLDVRLAAFCSLRGGANQHICSEQITVHAEGPPARHLDSIAGPLLMPDLPTFLFYPGEFSAESPEFSRVASLSEHIIVDSNSSSDFEETFREVAKLTGEASCPPVGDLQWATLTPWRSLAGDLFGSADRAADLEGIRRVEIAHAPDGASRAMLFAGWTSYVFGWKPVSTEKLAGCKRFVFEKPDGSAVEFTVSPLGPEGSGDADAPLSRITLESHDSVFEVSRPKNREEVCVRVIRNGELVGESTARLGSFDTSAMLGQELKRRGRDRTYENSLKRAVEVLNL; this is encoded by the coding sequence GTGACCGAGATAGGTGAAGAACGCCGCACCCCCGAGAACGGCGGCGGAAAGATGACGGTCGATCAGGTCGAGCGCGAGCTGGCCCGGCTGCGCATGAACGACGACGGCACGGTGGGCCTGCGCTCCAGCGTCCTGAACCTTATTGTTGTAACAAGCGAGCAGGACGCGCCCCAGATCACCCGCTCCATAAGCGAGCTCGCCGACCGCTATCCCTCGCGGGCGATAGTCCTGATCTCCGACCCCGACGGCGAGAAGAACCTCGACGTGCGGCTCGCGGCCTTCTGCAGCCTCAGGGGCGGGGCAAACCAGCACATCTGCTCCGAGCAGATAACGGTCCATGCCGAAGGCCCGCCCGCCCGGCACCTCGACTCGATAGCCGGGCCGCTCCTGATGCCCGACCTCCCGACGTTCCTCTTCTACCCCGGTGAGTTCTCCGCCGAGTCGCCGGAGTTCTCGCGCGTTGCCTCGCTCTCGGAACACATAATCGTGGACTCCAACTCCTCAAGCGATTTCGAGGAGACGTTTCGCGAGGTGGCGAAGCTGACGGGTGAGGCGAGCTGTCCGCCCGTCGGGGACCTTCAGTGGGCGACGCTGACGCCCTGGCGGTCTCTGGCGGGCGACCTGTTCGGGTCTGCGGACCGCGCCGCCGACCTTGAAGGCATCCGGCGGGTGGAGATCGCTCACGCCCCCGACGGAGCGAGCCGGGCGATGCTGTTCGCCGGGTGGACAAGCTACGTCTTCGGCTGGAAGCCCGTCTCCACGGAGAAGCTCGCGGGCTGCAAACGCTTTGTCTTCGAGAAGCCCGACGGCAGCGCGGTCGAGTTTACGGTCTCCCCGCTCGGGCCGGAAGGTTCCGGTGACGCCGACGCTCCGCTGTCCAGGATCACGCTTGAATCCCACGATTCTGTGTTTGAGGTCTCCCGCCCGAAAAATCGCGAGGAGGTCTGCGTGAGGGTGATCCGGAACGGCGAGCTCGTCGGAGAAAGCACCGCCCGGCTCGGGTCTTTCGACACGAGCGCGATGCTCGGACAGGAACTCAAGAGGCGGGGGCGCGACCGAACTTATGAAAATTCTCTGAAACGAGCCGTGGAGGTGCTGAACCTTTGA
- the pgl gene encoding 6-phosphogluconolactonase, with protein sequence MSVKTLEGDFNNGATVRVYRTPDELAGAAAEDFARLAAEAVSERGRFVVALAGGSTPKATYRLLAREHAGSVAWDKTYVFFGDERTVGPDSDDSNFGMANDALLRHVSPAGIYRMKGELNPGLAAAMYQETLEDFFGDGEVVFDLIQLGIGDDGHTASLFPNTEALDVADRLVYANPVPQKETVRLTLTAPVIDAARSVEFLVAGEGKADALKAVLTEDVDFHEYPSKRISPSGGPVWLLDEAAAKHLL encoded by the coding sequence TTGAGCGTAAAAACCCTTGAGGGCGACTTCAACAACGGCGCGACCGTTCGCGTCTACAGAACGCCCGACGAGCTTGCCGGAGCCGCAGCGGAGGACTTTGCCCGGCTCGCCGCCGAAGCGGTCTCCGAGCGCGGTCGGTTCGTCGTCGCGCTTGCCGGGGGCTCCACCCCGAAGGCGACCTACAGGCTACTGGCCCGTGAGCATGCGGGTTCCGTGGCGTGGGACAAGACTTACGTTTTCTTTGGAGACGAGCGCACCGTCGGGCCGGACAGCGACGATTCGAACTTCGGGATGGCGAACGACGCGCTGCTCCGGCACGTCTCTCCGGCGGGGATATACCGGATGAAGGGCGAACTGAACCCCGGCCTCGCCGCGGCGATGTACCAGGAAACGCTGGAGGATTTCTTTGGAGATGGGGAGGTTGTCTTCGACCTGATACAGCTCGGAATCGGCGATGACGGCCACACGGCGAGCCTCTTTCCGAACACGGAGGCGCTGGACGTTGCCGACCGCCTCGTCTACGCAAACCCCGTCCCGCAGAAAGAGACCGTGCGCCTGACCCTGACCGCTCCGGTGATAGACGCCGCCCGGTCGGTGGAGTTTCTTGTGGCGGGCGAGGGGAAGGCCGACGCGCTGAAAGCCGTCCTCACGGAAGACGTGGATTTTCACGAGTACCCGTCGAAGAGGATCTCACCCTCAGGCGGTCCCGTCTGGCTTCTCGACGAAGCCGCCGCGAAACACCTCCTGTAA
- a CDS encoding NAD-dependent epimerase/dehydratase family protein, translated as MTETDQTNGKKVLVTGGAGFLGINQIRHLLSRGYKVVSYDVTDFDYPEASREDVRIVRGDIRNRRLLREAMEGVDFVVHTAAALPLYSASDIYTTDVEGTRNVLEAAKQNGVERVVHVSSTAVYGIPDHHPLYEDDKLEGVGPYGQAKIQAEMICLEYRAKGLAVPVIRPKSFVGPERLGVFALLYDWAHTGHNFPMIGSGENRYQLLDVEDLCDAITSCLVLPEEDVNDTFNIGAAEFSTMKSDYQVVLDHAGHGKKIVGFPALPAILGLRVLDRLGVSPLYKWVYETASKDSFVSIEKAQRKLGYAPKFSNKEALLRNFRWYLENLSRFENASGVSHRVPWKQGAVGFLKKVF; from the coding sequence ATGACCGAGACAGACCAGACAAACGGCAAAAAGGTGCTTGTGACGGGCGGAGCCGGCTTCCTCGGCATCAACCAGATACGACACCTACTCTCTCGCGGCTACAAAGTCGTCTCCTACGATGTCACGGACTTCGACTACCCCGAAGCCTCCCGCGAGGACGTGCGGATAGTCCGGGGCGACATCCGAAACCGCCGCCTGCTGCGCGAGGCGATGGAGGGCGTTGACTTCGTTGTACACACCGCCGCCGCCCTGCCGCTCTACTCCGCCTCGGACATCTACACCACCGACGTCGAAGGGACGCGCAACGTCCTGGAGGCCGCAAAGCAGAACGGCGTAGAGCGAGTCGTCCACGTCTCCTCTACCGCCGTGTACGGCATCCCGGATCACCACCCGCTCTACGAGGACGACAAGCTCGAAGGCGTTGGGCCTTACGGGCAGGCCAAGATACAGGCCGAGATGATCTGCCTCGAATACCGTGCAAAGGGCCTCGCCGTCCCCGTTATACGCCCGAAATCCTTTGTCGGACCGGAGCGCCTAGGGGTCTTCGCGCTTCTCTACGACTGGGCGCATACCGGGCACAACTTCCCCATGATCGGCTCGGGCGAGAACCGCTACCAGCTTCTCGACGTGGAGGATCTGTGCGACGCCATAACCTCCTGTCTTGTGCTGCCGGAAGAGGACGTCAACGACACCTTCAACATCGGGGCGGCGGAGTTCTCGACCATGAAAAGCGACTACCAGGTTGTTCTGGATCACGCCGGGCACGGCAAGAAGATAGTCGGTTTTCCCGCGCTTCCGGCCATACTCGGTCTGCGCGTTCTCGACAGACTCGGTGTCTCGCCGCTCTACAAGTGGGTCTACGAGACCGCCTCGAAAGATTCGTTTGTCTCTATCGAGAAGGCGCAGAGAAAGCTCGGCTACGCCCCGAAGTTCTCGAATAAGGAAGCGTTGCTGCGTAACTTCCGCTGGTACCTGGAGAACCTCTCGCGCTTCGAGAACGCCTCGGGCGTCTCACACCGGGTTCCGTGGAAGCAGGGCGCGGTCGGTTTCCTGAAAAAGGTCTTCTAG
- a CDS encoding PLDc N-terminal domain-containing protein, which yields MPNAGWNNLGPSEKMLVIALGLVQLGLLFAALADLYKRPADKVRGWKLPWAAASFINFVGPISYFAFGRKRK from the coding sequence ATGCCCAACGCAGGTTGGAACAACCTCGGACCCTCGGAGAAGATGCTCGTGATCGCCCTCGGGCTGGTGCAGCTCGGGTTGCTCTTCGCCGCGCTCGCGGATCTCTACAAGCGGCCCGCAGACAAGGTGCGGGGCTGGAAGCTGCCCTGGGCGGCGGCCTCGTTTATAAACTTCGTGGGCCCGATTTCGTACTTCGCTTTTGGTCGCAAGCGGAAGTAA
- a CDS encoding magnesium and cobalt transport protein CorA translates to MFIGRDVYVLGRRAEVPEAFGETQEFCRKRGGFAWVGLGEPTEEELQNVAGEFDLHPLAVEDAVEADQRPKLERYGDTLFVVLRPARYLERVEFGEIHVFAGPDFVVTVRHGGTEPFSEVKRRLEADPELLARGPLAMLYAILDHAVDGYGPVLDDLDNDVDEIEAEVFGAGAESEGKSAPKGDVTRRIYGLSREVMLMHRFTRPMVELFDGPLHNSEREADLEVRNYLRDVHDHAVRVNDRTEGLRDLLSNIISINLAIVGAAQTDQTKRISAWAAILIVPTIVTGVYGMNFNFIPELNWRFGYPLALLLIVVVSATLYVGFRHRGWI, encoded by the coding sequence TTGTTTATCGGGCGGGATGTCTATGTCCTGGGACGTAGGGCCGAGGTCCCCGAAGCCTTCGGCGAGACGCAGGAGTTCTGCCGCAAGCGAGGTGGTTTCGCCTGGGTGGGTCTCGGGGAGCCGACGGAAGAGGAACTGCAGAACGTAGCCGGGGAGTTCGACCTTCATCCGCTGGCCGTCGAGGACGCGGTGGAGGCAGACCAGCGACCGAAGCTCGAACGCTACGGCGACACCCTTTTCGTGGTGCTTCGCCCCGCCCGCTACCTTGAGCGCGTGGAGTTCGGGGAGATACACGTTTTCGCCGGTCCGGACTTTGTCGTTACGGTACGCCACGGCGGCACCGAGCCGTTCTCCGAGGTGAAGAGGCGTCTCGAAGCCGACCCGGAGCTTCTCGCTCGCGGACCCCTTGCGATGCTGTATGCGATCCTGGACCACGCCGTGGACGGCTACGGGCCCGTGCTCGACGACCTCGACAACGATGTAGACGAGATCGAAGCCGAAGTCTTCGGGGCCGGGGCTGAAAGCGAGGGAAAGTCCGCTCCGAAGGGCGACGTTACCCGCCGCATCTACGGTCTCTCGCGGGAGGTGATGCTGATGCATCGCTTTACGAGGCCGATGGTGGAGTTGTTTGACGGGCCGCTCCACAACTCCGAGCGAGAGGCCGACCTCGAGGTCCGCAACTACCTCAGAGACGTGCACGACCACGCCGTGCGGGTCAACGACCGGACGGAGGGACTCCGGGACCTGCTCTCCAACATCATCAGCATCAACCTCGCCATAGTCGGCGCAGCCCAGACCGATCAGACAAAGAGGATCAGCGCCTGGGCCGCCATCCTTATAGTCCCGACCATCGTGACGGGCGTCTACGGGATGAACTTCAACTTCATTCCCGAACTCAACTGGCGTTTCGGATACCCGCTGGCGCTGCTCCTTATAGTGGTCGTGAGCGCGACGCTCTACGTCGGCTTCAGGCACCGGGGCTGGATTTGA
- a CDS encoding lipoyl protein ligase domain-containing protein, which produces MRSGDRMELLLPGRFTDPAHGYGFQRTVFEQVAAGERPATLSITPSTRHVGVTKRDTHRPGFREAVEFSEKLGFSVFVRGAGGGATAAAAGTFGFSIVRPSRRGDAALGVAARYREASDLALAAFSRLGVHDAEVGEVAGEFCPGDNSLRIGGYRTGMKVCGIAQRLTSRATSVGGIVLVAGHREITPVLEAVYGAMNLPFRPESVGSLARAGYAGNVSEVVAAFAREGDKRYGIEPVEADGETLAEARRTGPGFRVSFSL; this is translated from the coding sequence TTGAGAAGCGGGGACCGGATGGAGCTTCTGCTCCCGGGCCGGTTCACCGACCCGGCCCACGGCTATGGCTTCCAGCGCACGGTCTTCGAGCAGGTCGCAGCAGGGGAACGTCCGGCTACGCTCTCGATCACACCCTCCACCCGACACGTCGGCGTCACCAAGCGGGACACTCACCGCCCCGGTTTTCGTGAGGCCGTGGAGTTCTCCGAAAAACTGGGTTTTTCGGTTTTCGTGCGCGGGGCCGGGGGTGGCGCTACCGCCGCCGCCGCCGGGACTTTCGGATTCTCCATCGTCCGTCCCTCAAGGAGAGGCGACGCCGCTTTGGGCGTCGCGGCCCGCTACAGGGAGGCCTCCGACCTCGCCCTCGCGGCTTTTTCCCGCCTCGGCGTCCACGATGCGGAGGTCGGAGAGGTCGCAGGCGAGTTCTGTCCCGGAGACAACAGCCTCCGTATCGGCGGCTACAGAACCGGCATGAAGGTCTGCGGCATCGCCCAGCGTCTGACCAGCCGCGCCACGAGCGTCGGCGGGATCGTCCTTGTGGCCGGTCACCGGGAAATAACACCCGTACTGGAAGCCGTCTACGGCGCGATGAACCTGCCTTTTCGCCCCGAGAGCGTCGGCAGCCTCGCCCGGGCCGGATACGCCGGGAACGTCTCCGAAGTGGTCGCGGCTTTCGCTCGCGAAGGGGACAAACGCTACGGGATAGAACCCGTCGAAGCGGATGGGGAGACGCTTGCAGAAGCTCGAAGGACCGGCCCCGGGTTCCGGGTTTCTTTTTCTCTGTAG
- a CDS encoding ABC transporter permease has product MNTLLRVRAVAAKELWALVKQPQLLLLLLAGPVGIMVVFALSFNVSGLLPRAVVVVEEGSEGEEIFFEYENRFTGRTEFLGVLRSVEEADAMLRNDQTDAVIIIPSSPSEAVSEGRQATLEVHYDNINPIFGTAVPNRANGLVLDLNRDIVREGVIQELQAIRPAQERIAELNSRIDQVNAAAENLTDDEALQTTEDLDEALGNLESALEVIQVVESDNERLEESLEETRRARELLGEVRDTQEQGSEALQERVGTADLQESLASISAEAAAFPDDIPAQVLVSPLRLDVQNLAPFEPDAAGFYAPSVLGLLVQHIALSLASLAIVRERLSGAYEFFEVSPLGAGELLAGKFITYLGMVVAVNLAVAGVLSSALDVPLRGGVPMLAAVMALLSASAIALGFALSAVTKSTLQAIQVSMLAFIAGGFFSGFLFPLDELGQPASALSYLLPATYGIRAFQDVMIRGLWPNTGDLIGLVVILVLSLGAARFMMGRGKGNG; this is encoded by the coding sequence ATGAATACCTTGCTCCGCGTCAGGGCCGTCGCCGCCAAAGAGCTCTGGGCGCTTGTCAAACAACCGCAACTCCTGCTGCTCCTGCTCGCCGGTCCGGTCGGCATCATGGTCGTCTTCGCCCTCAGCTTCAACGTGTCGGGCCTTCTCCCGAGAGCCGTCGTCGTCGTTGAAGAAGGCAGCGAAGGAGAGGAGATCTTCTTCGAGTACGAAAACCGCTTCACCGGACGCACCGAGTTCCTGGGCGTCCTGCGTTCCGTTGAAGAAGCGGACGCAATGTTGCGCAACGATCAAACAGACGCCGTGATAATCATACCGTCCTCGCCGTCGGAGGCGGTTTCGGAGGGTCGTCAGGCGACGCTCGAGGTACATTACGACAACATCAACCCTATATTCGGGACAGCGGTACCGAACCGGGCGAACGGTCTGGTGCTTGACCTGAACCGGGATATCGTGCGGGAGGGGGTGATCCAGGAGTTGCAGGCTATACGTCCGGCTCAGGAGCGCATCGCGGAGTTGAACAGCCGGATAGATCAGGTCAACGCCGCCGCCGAGAACCTGACCGACGACGAGGCCCTGCAAACCACCGAGGACCTGGACGAGGCGCTCGGGAACCTGGAGTCCGCTCTTGAGGTTATACAGGTAGTTGAGTCCGACAACGAGCGGCTCGAGGAGTCGCTTGAGGAGACGCGGCGGGCACGGGAGCTTCTCGGGGAGGTGCGCGATACGCAGGAGCAGGGCTCGGAGGCGCTTCAGGAGCGGGTCGGGACGGCGGACCTTCAGGAGTCGCTGGCCTCTATCTCCGCCGAGGCAGCTGCGTTCCCGGACGACATCCCGGCTCAGGTTCTTGTCAGCCCGCTCAGGCTCGACGTTCAGAACCTTGCGCCGTTCGAGCCGGACGCCGCAGGGTTCTATGCGCCGTCGGTTCTCGGGCTGCTCGTTCAGCATATCGCGCTCAGCCTCGCCTCGCTCGCCATCGTGCGCGAGAGGCTGTCGGGGGCTTACGAGTTCTTCGAGGTCTCGCCGCTCGGGGCGGGGGAGTTGCTGGCCGGGAAGTTCATCACGTACCTCGGGATGGTCGTCGCGGTGAACCTCGCGGTCGCCGGGGTTCTGTCGAGCGCGCTCGACGTGCCGCTTCGGGGCGGGGTGCCGATGCTGGCGGCGGTGATGGCGCTGCTCTCGGCCTCCGCCATCGCGCTCGGGTTCGCCCTTTCGGCGGTGACGAAGAGCACTCTCCAGGCGATACAGGTCTCCATGCTCGCTTTTATCGCGGGCGGTTTCTTCAGCGGCTTTCTTTTCCCGCTCGACGAACTCGGTCAGCCGGCGTCGGCCCTGTCGTACCTGCTCCCGGCGACGTACGGGATACGGGCGTTCCAGGATGTCATGATCCGGGGTCTGTGGCCGAACACGGGCGACCTGATCGGGCTCGTCGTTATACTCGTTCTCTCGCTCGGGGCGGCGAGGTTCATGATGGGGCGCGGGAAGGGCAACGGGTGA